From a region of the Sinorhizobium sp. B11 genome:
- a CDS encoding DnaJ domain-containing protein, giving the protein MRDPYKVLGVKRDADADEIKAAWRNMAKAVHPDHNQGDPTATARFAEIGRAYETLKDPRKRNLFDSAVRMAEAKKQEQTIMQQRQAAREAAARAKAAQANAERVMEELARANANAQKAAAAGAKQQQAGSTEAAEEMVERIFGAQATRSAGAQAQPQAQQAYSQQAHSQQAQAKPHAAEAARQPEQETAESETARAEDEQTEATTGTGVNMSLPLSLLTSLVRRFTGTGQPGPEKAPDEVATATVTIEDIMRGSWTTVSLPEGREVGFALPAGTTEGHQVRLKGQGFKLPGMQRGDAVINIHIAPDPRFTVDGFDVHAVLPLNIENAVLGTEARVDGPQGPVNVTVPAWSGSDKTIRIPDQGLPNDSGGKGDLVVELRIMLWEKPDDKVTDLMRSMREGLFL; this is encoded by the coding sequence ATGCGTGATCCATATAAGGTTCTGGGCGTCAAGCGCGACGCGGATGCGGACGAAATCAAGGCGGCCTGGCGCAACATGGCCAAGGCCGTGCATCCCGATCACAATCAGGGCGACCCCACGGCCACCGCGCGTTTCGCCGAGATCGGCCGCGCCTATGAAACACTGAAAGATCCGCGAAAGCGCAATCTCTTCGACAGCGCCGTACGCATGGCTGAAGCAAAAAAGCAGGAGCAGACGATCATGCAGCAGCGTCAAGCTGCGCGTGAGGCTGCCGCCCGCGCCAAGGCCGCTCAGGCCAATGCCGAGCGGGTGATGGAAGAGCTCGCACGCGCCAATGCCAATGCGCAGAAGGCCGCAGCGGCAGGTGCCAAGCAGCAGCAGGCAGGCTCGACCGAAGCGGCAGAAGAGATGGTCGAGCGCATCTTTGGCGCACAAGCGACCCGCAGCGCCGGCGCGCAGGCGCAACCGCAGGCACAGCAAGCATACTCTCAGCAGGCGCACTCCCAGCAGGCACAGGCCAAGCCGCATGCAGCGGAGGCGGCCAGGCAGCCGGAACAGGAGACAGCAGAATCCGAAACCGCCAGGGCGGAGGATGAGCAGACGGAGGCCACGACCGGCACTGGCGTCAACATGTCCCTGCCGCTCAGCCTTCTGACCTCGCTGGTGCGCCGCTTCACCGGCACCGGTCAGCCGGGCCCTGAAAAAGCACCGGATGAGGTGGCAACCGCCACCGTGACGATCGAAGACATCATGAGGGGCAGCTGGACGACGGTTTCCCTTCCGGAAGGCCGTGAAGTCGGCTTTGCCCTGCCAGCCGGCACGACCGAAGGCCATCAGGTCCGGCTCAAGGGCCAGGGGTTCAAGTTGCCGGGCATGCAACGCGGCGATGCCGTCATCAACATCCATATCGCGCCCGATCCGAGATTCACCGTCGATGGTTTCGACGTGCATGCCGTCTTGCCGCTCAACATCGAAAACGCAGTGCTTGGCACCGAAGCGCGCGTCGATGGTCCGCAGGGACCGGTCAATGTAACGGTCCCCGCCTGGTCCGGTTCCGACAAGACGATCCGTATTCCCGACCAGGGGCTGCCCAACGACAGCGGTGGAAAAGGCGATCTCGTCGTCGAATTGCGCATTATGTTGTGGGAAAAACCTGACGATAAGGTCACCGATCTCATGCGCAGCATGCGTGAAGGGCTATTTTTATGA
- the fabI gene encoding enoyl-ACP reductase FabI, whose product MAQASGLMAGKRGVIMGVANNRSIAWGIAKAIHAQGGEVAFTYQGDALKKRVEPLAAEIGAVMVGHCDVSDESTIDAVFENVEKLWGKIDFIVHAIGFSDKDELTGRYVDTTPDNFTKTMQISVYSFTSVARRAEKLMTEGGSMLTLTYYGAEKVMPNYNVMGVAKAALEASVKYLAVDLGPKNIRVNAVSAGPIKTLAASGIGDFRYILKWNEYNAPLRRTVTIEEVGDVGLYLLSDLSRSVTGEVHHADSGYHVIGMKAVDAPDISVIKD is encoded by the coding sequence ATGGCTCAAGCATCCGGCCTCATGGCAGGCAAACGCGGCGTCATCATGGGTGTCGCCAACAATCGTTCGATTGCGTGGGGTATTGCCAAGGCCATTCATGCGCAGGGCGGAGAAGTTGCATTCACCTATCAGGGCGATGCCCTGAAGAAGCGCGTGGAGCCATTGGCTGCCGAAATCGGCGCCGTCATGGTTGGCCATTGCGACGTCAGCGACGAATCCACGATCGATGCCGTTTTCGAAAACGTCGAGAAGCTGTGGGGCAAGATCGATTTCATCGTGCATGCGATCGGTTTCTCCGACAAGGACGAGCTGACCGGCCGTTACGTCGATACGACGCCTGACAATTTCACTAAGACCATGCAGATCTCCGTCTACTCCTTCACGTCGGTCGCGCGGCGCGCCGAGAAGTTGATGACGGAAGGCGGTTCGATGCTCACCCTCACCTATTACGGTGCTGAGAAGGTGATGCCGAACTACAACGTCATGGGCGTTGCCAAGGCGGCACTCGAAGCGAGCGTCAAATATCTCGCCGTCGACCTCGGACCGAAGAACATCCGCGTCAACGCCGTTTCGGCAGGCCCGATCAAGACGCTTGCGGCCTCCGGCATCGGCGATTTCCGCTACATCCTCAAGTGGAACGAGTATAACGCGCCGCTGCGTCGTACCGTGACCATCGAGGAAGTGGGCGATGTCGGCCTATACCTGCTCTCGGACCTGTCGCGTTCCGTGACGGGTGAAGTGCATCACGCCGACAGCGGCTATCATGTCATCGGCATGAAGGCTGTGGACGCGCCTGATATTTCCGTCATCAAGGACTGA
- a CDS encoding phosphoglycerate mutase family protein: MLIYVIRHGQTDWNAERRLQGQKDIPINAIGREQARQNGIALAAVLKGEDTEFDFVASPLGRTRETMEIMRSAMRLPPKDYRTDERLVEVSFGDWEGYTIKQLRVSQAERVTERNINKWDFIPPGEDAESYEIMSWRTGAWLNSVDRPTVCVTHGGVIRSLFKLISNLPKDVASEGEIPQDRILRIETSRGQIGWI; encoded by the coding sequence GTGCTTATCTATGTGATCAGACACGGCCAGACCGACTGGAATGCGGAACGCCGCCTGCAGGGCCAGAAGGATATTCCGATCAATGCGATCGGCCGCGAACAGGCAAGACAGAACGGGATCGCCCTTGCGGCGGTCCTGAAGGGCGAGGATACGGAATTCGATTTCGTCGCAAGCCCGCTCGGGCGCACGCGCGAGACCATGGAGATCATGCGATCAGCCATGAGGCTTCCGCCCAAGGACTATCGAACCGACGAACGCCTGGTCGAAGTCTCCTTTGGCGACTGGGAAGGCTATACGATAAAGCAGCTCAGGGTCTCTCAGGCCGAGCGAGTGACGGAACGCAACATCAACAAGTGGGATTTCATTCCGCCGGGCGAGGATGCGGAAAGCTACGAGATCATGTCGTGGCGAACAGGCGCATGGCTGAATTCAGTCGACCGGCCAACCGTTTGCGTCACCCATGGCGGCGTCATCAGAAGCCTGTTCAAGCTAATCTCCAACCTTCCCAAGGATGTCGCCTCCGAAGGCGAAATCCCGCAGGACCGGATTTTGAGGATCGAGACGTCGCGAGGCCAGATCGGCTGGATCTGA
- a CDS encoding EAL domain-containing protein, which yields MQFRLSNGNQLRRVLKNTRVSLLVSAIVAIVVIAVGFALDRANTAAYLRELHIRTENETNLIRARVMAQINMDITAVRDLSNLISLSTQTNEAEMERQINWLLIQNPHFINIALAPDFIVKSVYPAQSDKDRIGKDVRERLMERMSISRNAGDQSARFYGPFKTTDAENAFAIFFPVFVKQNGQRRIWGAVEVVIDQNMFYESTGLMPARNSENQERYPHLDHLSIAVRDIGIPNETAAPFFGPANIYEKDPLRRKMSFAGGRWELAAVPNDGWHAVPGNRHELRLIIVAAGCVIIIPIFFATLLLGERNRNITQLEAREAKLLELSQRLNLALESSRIGIWELQENATNLSWDARASTLHGLKSIEGSRPLEVWLSTIVPEDREIAEVHFFGCSIAGEACTAQYRVMREDGRIRHLRSIGAFYTDAGGTGKTIGIVWDVTADAEVTNTLRLAKETSELKNAELELALEELSSREAELSELSGKLDLALDSYQCGIWEAILGKRGSIWDERMHELYGLKQSNAFVTEDAWLSCIHPDDRGLALESARHFKQVGDTHTLVCRVPDENGGLRYVRSVGKVHRTPAGEMKIIGIAFDSTEDALMTLRLKAAKDEAITKNIELELAKNRIEHNSLHDPLTSLANRRKLDIALENLTDAGRGERQKFAILHIDLDRFKEINDTLGHAAGDAMLVHASRVLSRSLRDSDVVARIGGDEFVILSFDVGDKEMAELAGRVIEEMRQPIDFQGFPCRCGVSIGIALANGIHVDARKVLINADIALYRAKSLGRNRFEFFNHNLQADIINNKRTADEILAGIDNGEFTAWYQPQFSARTMKLTGVEALVRWRHPSRGLLTPDKFLRIADEINVVQTLDRIVLETALRDKMRWAAQGIFIPKISVNVSARRLHDGSLLESLEGLQIRPGEISFELVESIFLDESEDVVSHNLERIKALGIDIEIDDFGTGHTSIVSLLKLKPKRLKIDRQLVKPIVASSQERALVSSIIEIARSLGVETVAEGVETLAHAELLRDLGCDLLQGYAFARPLSFDDFAIEARGTAWLLAS from the coding sequence TTGCAATTCCGGCTGAGCAACGGCAACCAGCTGCGGCGTGTTCTGAAGAATACGCGCGTCTCTCTGCTGGTTTCCGCCATCGTGGCCATCGTCGTTATTGCCGTCGGCTTTGCACTCGACCGCGCGAATACTGCTGCCTATCTGCGCGAGCTGCACATCCGTACTGAAAACGAGACCAACCTGATCCGTGCCCGCGTGATGGCGCAGATCAATATGGATATTACCGCCGTCCGCGACCTTTCCAACCTGATCTCGCTCAGCACGCAGACGAACGAGGCGGAGATGGAGCGGCAGATCAACTGGCTGCTGATCCAGAACCCGCATTTCATCAATATTGCGCTCGCGCCCGATTTCATCGTCAAATCGGTTTATCCGGCGCAATCCGACAAGGACCGAATCGGCAAGGATGTGCGCGAGCGGCTGATGGAGCGCATGTCGATCAGCCGCAATGCCGGCGACCAGTCGGCACGCTTCTACGGCCCCTTCAAGACGACGGATGCAGAAAACGCCTTCGCGATCTTCTTTCCGGTTTTCGTCAAACAGAACGGCCAGCGCCGCATCTGGGGCGCCGTCGAGGTGGTCATAGACCAAAACATGTTCTACGAGTCGACCGGCCTGATGCCAGCGCGCAACAGCGAAAATCAGGAGCGCTATCCGCATCTCGACCATCTGTCGATCGCGGTGCGCGACATCGGCATTCCGAATGAGACGGCTGCGCCCTTCTTCGGCCCCGCCAATATTTACGAAAAGGACCCGCTCCGCCGCAAGATGAGCTTCGCGGGCGGGCGATGGGAACTGGCGGCAGTGCCGAACGACGGCTGGCACGCGGTTCCCGGCAATCGGCATGAACTGCGATTGATCATCGTCGCCGCGGGCTGCGTGATCATCATCCCGATCTTTTTCGCGACCCTGCTGCTCGGCGAACGCAACCGTAACATCACGCAGCTCGAGGCCCGCGAAGCCAAACTTCTCGAACTGTCGCAGCGCCTTAACCTGGCGCTGGAATCTTCGCGCATCGGCATATGGGAGTTGCAGGAGAACGCCACCAACCTTTCCTGGGACGCACGTGCATCCACCCTTCACGGCCTAAAGTCGATCGAAGGCAGCCGACCGCTGGAAGTGTGGCTTTCGACGATCGTGCCCGAAGACCGCGAAATCGCCGAGGTTCATTTCTTCGGCTGCAGCATCGCGGGAGAAGCCTGCACCGCGCAGTACAGGGTGATGCGGGAAGACGGCCGGATCCGCCACCTGCGCTCCATCGGCGCCTTCTATACGGATGCCGGTGGCACGGGAAAAACAATCGGCATCGTCTGGGATGTGACAGCCGATGCGGAAGTCACCAACACGCTTCGCCTTGCCAAGGAAACGAGCGAGCTCAAGAATGCCGAGCTGGAACTCGCGCTGGAAGAACTTTCGAGCCGCGAGGCGGAGCTTTCCGAACTCTCCGGCAAGCTCGACCTCGCGCTCGATTCCTATCAATGCGGCATCTGGGAGGCCATTCTCGGCAAGCGCGGCTCGATCTGGGACGAGCGTATGCACGAGCTCTACGGATTGAAGCAGAGCAATGCCTTCGTGACCGAAGATGCCTGGCTCTCCTGCATCCACCCCGATGATCGCGGACTGGCGCTCGAAAGCGCCCGGCATTTCAAGCAAGTCGGAGACACTCATACGCTCGTCTGCCGCGTGCCGGATGAAAATGGCGGCCTGCGCTACGTGCGTTCCGTCGGCAAGGTGCATCGCACGCCGGCCGGCGAGATGAAGATCATCGGTATCGCCTTCGATTCGACCGAGGATGCGTTGATGACGCTGCGCCTCAAGGCCGCGAAGGATGAGGCGATCACCAAAAACATCGAGTTGGAACTCGCCAAGAACAGGATCGAGCACAACTCCCTGCACGACCCGCTGACCTCGCTCGCCAATCGCCGCAAGCTTGATATCGCACTGGAAAACCTGACGGATGCCGGCCGCGGCGAGCGGCAGAAATTCGCGATCCTGCATATCGACCTCGACCGCTTCAAGGAAATCAACGACACGCTTGGGCATGCAGCCGGCGACGCGATGCTGGTACATGCCTCACGCGTGCTTTCAAGAAGCCTGCGCGACAGCGATGTCGTTGCCCGTATCGGCGGCGATGAGTTCGTCATCCTCTCCTTCGACGTGGGCGATAAGGAGATGGCGGAGCTTGCCGGCCGCGTCATCGAGGAAATGCGCCAGCCGATCGATTTCCAGGGCTTTCCCTGCCGCTGTGGTGTGTCGATCGGCATTGCGCTGGCGAACGGCATTCATGTCGACGCCCGCAAGGTCCTGATCAATGCCGATATCGCGCTCTACCGGGCCAAGAGCCTCGGCCGCAACCGCTTCGAATTCTTCAACCACAATCTGCAGGCCGACATCATCAACAATAAACGCACGGCTGATGAAATCCTCGCCGGGATCGACAACGGCGAGTTCACGGCCTGGTACCAGCCGCAGTTCAGCGCCCGTACGATGAAGCTGACCGGTGTCGAGGCGCTGGTGCGCTGGCGCCATCCCTCCAGGGGCTTGCTCACGCCGGACAAGTTCCTGCGCATTGCCGACGAGATCAATGTCGTGCAGACGCTCGACCGCATCGTGCTGGAGACCGCTCTGCGCGACAAGATGCGCTGGGCGGCACAGGGCATCTTCATACCGAAAATCTCCGTCAACGTTTCGGCACGGCGCCTGCATGATGGCAGCCTTCTGGAATCGCTCGAAGGCCTGCAGATCCGTCCCGGCGAAATTTCCTTCGAGCTGGTGGAATCCATTTTCCTCGATGAAAGCGAGGACGTGGTTTCGCATAACCTCGAACGGATCAAGGCACTCGGCATCGATATCGAGATCGACGATTTCGGTACCGGTCATACGTCGATCGTGTCGCTGCTCAAGCTCAAGCCAAAACGGCTGAAGATCGACCGGCAGCTCGTAAAGCCGATCGTCGCCTCCTCGCAGGAGCGGGCGCTCGTCAGTTCCATCATCGAAATCGCCCGCTCGCTCGGCGTGGAGACAGTGGCCGAGGGCGTCGAGACGCTCGCCCACGCAGAATTGCTGCGCGATCTCGGTTGCGATCTCCTGCAGGGTTACGCCTTCGCACGCCCCCTCTCCTTCGATGATTTCGCCATCGAGGCGCGCGGCACGGCTTGGCTGCTGGCATCCTAG
- a CDS encoding polysaccharide deacetylase family protein has protein sequence MGQWKRRLKRIAIGSGLEAAWLASAAGLMKEARGRGVIFTLHHVRPHVAQPFEPNQHLEITPEFLDSTLRRLRRIGYRFVPLDVVPSLLSDPQDDRLFAAFTLDDGYRNNLIHALPVFERHQAPFTIFIAQGFAEGSHSIWWETLALLLNRENSIEFNFGRGRERLALDTLVRKWDAFDRLAEFIHRQDESHALVEVDALARRHGIEPLDITRELVMGPQELRNLSASPLASLGAHTISHRALARLPHAEARIEMEISADYVESITGIRPRTIAFPYGTKEATKGREAELAAKLGFAVAVTTQPGIPAASKPTYMPRISINGFYQRSRYVSALASGIPLKLLGK, from the coding sequence ATGGGGCAGTGGAAGCGGCGGCTGAAGCGCATCGCGATCGGCAGCGGGCTGGAAGCGGCGTGGCTGGCGAGCGCTGCCGGGCTCATGAAGGAGGCCCGCGGACGCGGCGTCATCTTCACGCTCCATCATGTGCGCCCGCATGTCGCCCAACCGTTCGAACCGAACCAGCATCTTGAAATAACACCAGAATTTCTGGATTCAACGCTCCGGCGCCTGAGACGGATCGGCTATCGTTTCGTACCGCTCGATGTGGTGCCCTCCCTGTTGTCGGACCCGCAGGACGATCGCCTGTTCGCCGCCTTCACACTGGATGACGGGTATCGCAACAATCTGATCCATGCCCTGCCCGTCTTCGAACGGCATCAGGCGCCCTTTACCATTTTCATAGCGCAGGGCTTTGCCGAGGGCTCGCACAGCATCTGGTGGGAAACGCTGGCACTGCTGCTTAACCGGGAAAATAGCATCGAGTTCAATTTTGGCCGCGGCAGGGAGAGACTGGCGCTCGATACGCTCGTCCGGAAATGGGACGCCTTCGACAGGCTTGCCGAGTTTATCCACAGGCAGGACGAGAGCCACGCCCTCGTCGAGGTGGATGCGCTGGCGCGGCGCCACGGGATCGAGCCGCTCGACATTACGCGGGAACTGGTCATGGGACCGCAGGAGCTGCGCAATCTTTCGGCAAGCCCGCTCGCCAGTCTCGGCGCCCATACTATCAGCCACAGGGCACTTGCCCGCCTGCCGCATGCCGAAGCCCGCATCGAGATGGAAATCTCGGCAGATTATGTCGAGTCGATCACCGGCATTCGTCCCCGGACAATCGCTTTTCCCTATGGAACGAAGGAGGCAACAAAGGGCCGTGAAGCGGAGCTTGCGGCAAAGCTCGGCTTTGCCGTAGCCGTGACAACGCAGCCGGGCATTCCGGCAGCAAGCAAGCCCACCTATATGCCGCGTATCTCGATCAACGGCTTTTACCAGAGGTCACGCTATGTTTCGGCGCTGGCATCAGGCATTCCATTGAAACTGCTTGGGAAATAA
- a CDS encoding D-alanyl-D-alanine carboxypeptidase, with protein MRRLLAAILTASLALSAPVAAFAGSASLVLDARTGKVLASENGDTLNYPASLTKMMTLYLTFEALNRGKITWDTPITMSKYAASRPPTKLGVKAGGTITVREAVYGMIVKSANDAAAAMGEKLGGSESNFARLMTQRARQLGMGRTVFVNASGLPDKRQVTTARDMSTLAVALMKNYPGEYRLFSIASFNFRGQTIRGHNNLMYRYQGMDGIKTGYTNASGFNIVSAVKDGSRRVVGVVLGGRTARSRDAKMAGLFDRYMGRASSGGASLTASINAKQQVEVASAAEQTDVPVPANAPRVADDAAAPAQKALGFANDGVVPLERPAAMDEIMNAGKAAKAPAGKTGGWQIQISAAPSADAARALLAQAQSEAGAPLVSASPYTEAVGKGANAIYRARFIGFQSKEDATSACDALKKRSYDCMLLPNQG; from the coding sequence ATGAGAAGGCTTTTGGCTGCCATTTTGACCGCGTCGCTGGCACTTTCTGCACCTGTTGCGGCCTTCGCCGGTAGCGCTTCCCTCGTCCTCGATGCCCGCACCGGCAAGGTTCTTGCCTCGGAAAACGGTGATACGCTGAACTATCCGGCTTCGCTGACGAAGATGATGACGCTCTATCTCACCTTCGAGGCGCTCAATCGCGGCAAGATCACCTGGGATACACCGATCACCATGTCGAAATATGCTGCCTCCCGTCCGCCGACAAAGCTCGGCGTGAAGGCGGGCGGCACGATCACGGTGCGCGAGGCGGTCTATGGCATGATCGTCAAATCGGCCAATGATGCGGCGGCCGCCATGGGTGAGAAGCTCGGCGGCTCGGAAAGCAATTTCGCCAGGCTCATGACCCAGAGGGCCCGTCAGCTCGGCATGGGCCGCACGGTCTTCGTCAATGCGTCCGGCCTGCCGGACAAGCGTCAGGTCACGACGGCGCGCGATATGTCCACGCTCGCCGTGGCGCTGATGAAGAACTATCCAGGCGAATATCGCCTCTTCTCCATCGCGAGCTTCAATTTCCGTGGCCAGACCATCCGCGGCCACAACAATCTCATGTACCGCTATCAGGGCATGGACGGTATCAAGACCGGCTATACCAATGCCTCCGGTTTCAACATTGTCAGCGCCGTGAAGGACGGTAGCCGCCGCGTGGTTGGCGTGGTGCTCGGCGGCCGCACGGCCCGCAGCCGCGATGCCAAGATGGCCGGATTGTTCGACCGCTACATGGGCAGAGCCTCCTCCGGTGGCGCCAGCTTGACTGCAAGCATCAATGCCAAGCAGCAGGTCGAGGTAGCCTCGGCTGCGGAGCAGACGGATGTTCCCGTGCCGGCGAACGCGCCGCGCGTTGCGGACGACGCAGCAGCACCTGCACAGAAGGCGCTTGGCTTTGCCAACGACGGAGTTGTCCCGCTTGAGCGCCCGGCGGCAATGGACGAAATCATGAATGCCGGCAAGGCGGCGAAAGCGCCGGCCGGCAAGACAGGCGGCTGGCAGATTCAGATCTCGGCTGCCCCGAGCGCCGATGCTGCCCGCGCGCTCCTCGCGCAGGCCCAGTCCGAGGCCGGTGCGCCGCTGGTTTCCGCCTCGCCTTACACGGAAGCTGTCGGCAAGGGCGCCAATGCGATTTATCGCGCCCGTTTCATTGGCTTCCAGAGCAAGGAAGACGCGACCTCTGCCTGCGACGCCCTGAAGAAGCGCTCCTACGACTGCATGCTGTTGCCGAACCAGGGCTGA
- a CDS encoding DUF1344 domain-containing protein: MRFVIATLLATANFLSPMSSFAESADVEATIKKVDTTNLVLTLDDGKTYQAPEEFDFEGLKAGVKVVIFYTEVDGKRVINDLDIVK, translated from the coding sequence ATGCGTTTCGTTATTGCTACGCTTCTGGCGACGGCAAATTTTCTTTCGCCCATGAGCAGTTTTGCCGAGAGTGCCGATGTCGAGGCGACGATCAAGAAGGTCGACACTACCAATCTCGTCCTGACGCTGGATGACGGCAAGACCTATCAGGCGCCCGAGGAATTCGATTTCGAAGGCCTGAAGGCCGGCGTCAAGGTTGTGATCTTCTATACGGAAGTCGACGGCAAGCGCGTCATCAACGATCTCGACATCGTCAAGTAA
- the pdxH gene encoding pyridoxamine 5'-phosphate oxidase, which translates to MSANGLTAGDFTESEEPFKLFGEWLKEAEASELNDPNAVALATVDEDGLPNVRMVLLKGFDTDGFVFYTNFESQKGREILGQKKAAMCFHWKTLRRQVRVRGPVELVTDAEADAYFATRARGSRIGAWASKQSRPLESRFALEKAVAEYTARYAIGDIPRPSYWSGFRIRPTSIEFWKDQKFRLHDRIEFRRPTPEGGWDKVRMYP; encoded by the coding sequence ATGTCGGCAAACGGGTTAACAGCTGGTGACTTTACGGAAAGTGAAGAGCCCTTCAAGCTCTTTGGGGAGTGGCTGAAGGAGGCGGAGGCTTCCGAACTCAACGACCCCAATGCTGTCGCGCTCGCGACGGTCGATGAAGATGGGCTGCCCAATGTCCGCATGGTTCTCCTGAAGGGTTTCGATACTGACGGATTCGTCTTCTACACGAATTTCGAGAGTCAGAAAGGTCGCGAAATCTTGGGGCAGAAGAAAGCTGCCATGTGTTTCCACTGGAAAACGCTGCGCCGTCAGGTGCGCGTTCGCGGCCCTGTCGAACTGGTCACAGACGCAGAGGCCGACGCCTACTTTGCGACGCGTGCCCGCGGCAGCCGTATCGGCGCCTGGGCTTCCAAGCAGTCGCGCCCGCTCGAAAGCCGTTTTGCCCTGGAAAAGGCGGTTGCCGAATACACAGCGCGCTACGCCATCGGCGACATTCCGCGCCCGTCTTACTGGTCTGGTTTCCGGATCCGCCCGACCTCGATCGAGTTCTGGAAAGACCAGAAGTTCCGGCTGCACGACCGGATCGAGTTCCGCCGGCCGACGCCCGAGGGGGGCTGGGACAAGGTGCGGATGTACCCGTAG